One region of Streptomyces subrutilus genomic DNA includes:
- the dmpG gene encoding 4-hydroxy-2-oxovalerate aldolase, which yields MDDSTHQQRRHVLIHDPTLRDGHHAVGHQLDADQLHAYATAANAAGVAVVEVGHGNGLGASSLQIGRAKLPDPVMLTTVRDALTRSKMGVFMAPGWGTADDLHAAVHHGADVVRIAAHCTEADITERHLGIARDLGAEAQGVLLMSHMASPDQLAAQCSLLVQFGAQAVGIMDSAGHYLPADVIGRIHAITEAVDVPVIFHGHNNLSLAVANSLAAVEAGAGIIDATARGFGAGAGNTQLEVLVAVLERRGFDTGIDLRQVLAAADVAEERLMKAPPVIDSIALVSGVAGVFSGFKQPVLETARREGVDPVDLFLALGERQVVAGQEDMIGEVAQQLKAADR from the coding sequence ATGGACGACTCCACGCACCAGCAGCGGCGCCACGTGCTCATTCACGACCCGACGCTGCGCGACGGCCACCACGCCGTCGGCCACCAGCTCGACGCCGACCAGCTCCACGCCTACGCCACCGCCGCCAACGCCGCAGGGGTGGCGGTGGTCGAGGTCGGCCACGGCAATGGCCTGGGTGCCTCCAGCCTCCAGATCGGCCGGGCCAAGCTCCCCGACCCGGTCATGCTCACCACCGTCCGAGATGCGCTCACCCGCTCCAAGATGGGCGTCTTCATGGCCCCCGGCTGGGGCACTGCCGACGACCTGCACGCCGCTGTCCACCACGGCGCCGACGTGGTCCGCATCGCCGCACACTGCACCGAGGCCGACATCACCGAACGCCACCTCGGTATCGCCCGCGACCTCGGCGCAGAAGCCCAGGGCGTACTACTCATGAGCCACATGGCCAGCCCCGACCAGCTCGCCGCACAGTGCTCTCTGCTGGTGCAGTTCGGCGCGCAGGCCGTCGGCATCATGGACTCAGCCGGCCACTACCTCCCGGCCGATGTCATCGGACGCATCCACGCCATCACCGAAGCAGTTGACGTGCCGGTCATCTTCCACGGCCACAACAACCTCTCCCTGGCCGTGGCGAACTCGCTCGCCGCCGTAGAGGCCGGGGCCGGCATCATCGACGCCACCGCCCGCGGGTTCGGCGCCGGGGCAGGCAACACGCAGCTCGAAGTGCTCGTGGCCGTGCTCGAACGCCGCGGCTTCGACACTGGGATCGACCTGCGCCAGGTGCTGGCCGCGGCGGACGTCGCCGAGGAACGGCTGATGAAGGCCCCACCAGTCATCGACTCGATCGCCCTCGTCAGCGGCGTGGCCGGAGTGTTCTCCGGCTTCAAGCAACCGGTGCTGGAAACCGCCCGCCGCGAGGGCGTCGACCCCGTCGACCTGTTCCTCGCGCTCGGCGAGCGCCAGGTCGTCGCAGGTCAAGAGGACATGATCGGCGAGGTCGCCCAGCAGCTGAAGGCAGCCGACCGATGA
- a CDS encoding acetylating acetaldehyde dehydrogenase, protein MAADERRPRVAVLGAGLIGIDLAEKIQRSKKLDLRLVAGRDRESLGLRRATEMGYATATGGIASLLKAGPLDLVFDATNADSHAEHWAALQSTDTTLIDLTPTGLGTVIVPSINGAQAAGHRHINLVSCGGQAAIPLLHAISQRCTPTYIEVVSTGASASAGRATRLNLDQYIATTAAAIRSFTGTKGVKVLVNLSPAQPAPPFRVAMTVLAEGIRPAPVRTSIAAAAEDVRAFTPGFKVTAVAVDKDRISVAVEVAATGGRIPAYAGNLDIINAAAVLLAEQYAAR, encoded by the coding sequence ATGGCTGCAGATGAACGACGCCCCCGTGTCGCGGTACTTGGCGCCGGCCTCATCGGGATCGACCTCGCAGAGAAGATCCAGCGGTCGAAAAAGCTGGACCTTCGCCTGGTCGCGGGCCGTGACCGGGAGAGCCTGGGCCTGCGGAGGGCTACAGAGATGGGGTACGCCACGGCCACCGGCGGGATCGCCTCCCTGCTGAAGGCCGGGCCGCTCGACCTGGTCTTCGACGCCACGAACGCCGACAGCCACGCCGAACACTGGGCCGCCCTGCAGAGCACCGACACCACGTTGATCGACCTGACTCCCACCGGGCTCGGGACGGTGATTGTGCCGAGCATCAATGGCGCCCAGGCGGCCGGGCACCGGCACATCAACCTGGTCAGCTGCGGCGGGCAGGCGGCCATCCCCCTCCTTCACGCGATCTCCCAGCGGTGCACCCCCACCTACATCGAAGTGGTATCCACCGGGGCCAGCGCGAGCGCCGGCCGGGCCACCCGGCTCAACCTCGACCAGTACATCGCCACCACCGCCGCCGCGATCCGCTCCTTCACCGGCACCAAGGGCGTCAAGGTGCTGGTCAACCTCAGCCCGGCACAGCCGGCCCCGCCATTCCGGGTGGCCATGACCGTGCTTGCGGAGGGCATCCGCCCGGCACCCGTCCGTACGAGCATCGCAGCCGCCGCCGAAGACGTGCGCGCGTTCACGCCCGGGTTCAAGGTCACTGCCGTCGCCGTGGACAAAGACCGGATCTCGGTCGCGGTGGAAGTAGCAGCCACCGGCGGCCGCATCCCCGCATACGCCGGAAACCTCGACATCATCAACGCCGCCGCCGTGCTGCTCGCTGAGCAGTACGCCGCCCGGTGA